In Pasteuria penetrans, a genomic segment contains:
- the guaB gene encoding IMP dehydrogenase, which produces MWDKKFSKEGLTFDDVLLIPSHSSHSPRNVDTAIEISANHKLNIPLISSCMDTVTESSTAIAIARQGGLGIIHRNMEIGKQAEEVDRVKRSESGVISNPFHLHPGDKIHQAEALMAKYRISGVPIVDQQKKLVGIVTNRDLRFVEDYDLPVEDVMTEKNLITAPVGTTLQEAKVILRKHRIEKLPLVDVDGVLCGLITIKDLEKAMCFPTSAKDQQGRLLVGAAVGVGEDSIPRTEALLDAQVDVVVVDAAHGHARSVLSGIEKLRSRYPNLAIMAGSVTTARATKDLVSAGATMIRVGMGPGAACTTRIVAGIGVPQITAVYDCATEARKHGVSVVADGGIRYSGDIVKAIAAGADAVMIGSLFAGTEESPGDIEIYQGRRSKVYRGMESLGAMRVRSHEGSCYLLHSSKENPSRFVPEGIEGRVSCKGPLADVVHQLVGGLRAGMGYCGACTLRELQEKTEFIRISPSSLRESHPHDVQITKETPNYKI; this is translated from the coding sequence ATGTGGGATAAGAAGTTTTCTAAAGAGGGTTTGACGTTCGACGATGTCCTACTGATTCCCAGTCATTCTTCCCATAGTCCTAGGAATGTGGATACTGCCATCGAAATTTCTGCAAATCATAAGTTGAATATTCCCCTCATCAGTTCATGTATGGATACAGTGACGGAATCATCTACGGCCATCGCTATAGCTCGACAGGGCGGTCTTGGAATCATCCACCGCAATATGGAGATCGGGAAGCAGGCGGAGGAGGTAGACCGCGTCAAGCGTTCTGAGAGTGGCGTTATTTCTAATCCCTTCCATTTGCATCCCGGGGATAAGATCCATCAGGCGGAAGCCCTGATGGCCAAGTATAGGATTTCCGGGGTTCCTATTGTGGATCAACAAAAAAAATTGGTGGGTATTGTGACCAACCGCGATCTTCGTTTTGTGGAGGATTATGACCTACCCGTCGAGGATGTCATGACGGAGAAAAATTTGATAACGGCTCCTGTTGGAACTACATTGCAGGAGGCTAAGGTGATTTTACGGAAACATCGGATTGAAAAACTCCCCCTTGTAGATGTGGATGGTGTTCTTTGCGGTCTCATTACGATCAAAGATTTAGAGAAGGCCATGTGTTTTCCGACATCGGCCAAGGATCAACAGGGTCGTTTACTCGTGGGTGCTGCCGTGGGTGTGGGGGAGGATTCTATCCCCCGTACAGAGGCACTTCTGGATGCCCAGGTGGATGTCGTTGTTGTTGATGCTGCCCATGGACATGCCCGGAGCGTCCTCTCTGGGATAGAGAAACTACGGAGTCGTTATCCCAATTTGGCCATTATGGCGGGTAGTGTAACGACAGCAAGGGCTACGAAAGATCTTGTCTCTGCTGGAGCCACCATGATCCGAGTGGGTATGGGTCCTGGGGCTGCTTGTACCACCCGTATTGTTGCCGGTATAGGGGTTCCACAGATCACGGCCGTTTACGACTGTGCTACCGAGGCACGAAAGCACGGGGTCAGTGTGGTTGCCGATGGTGGGATTCGTTATTCTGGGGATATTGTCAAGGCGATCGCGGCTGGTGCAGACGCCGTTATGATTGGTAGTCTTTTCGCTGGTACGGAGGAATCGCCTGGGGACATTGAAATTTATCAGGGAAGGCGTTCTAAAGTGTACCGTGGCATGGAGTCTCTCGGGGCCATGAGGGTTCGTTCCCATGAGGGTAGTTGTTATCTTCTTCATTCGTCCAAGGAGAACCCGTCTCGATTTGTGCCAGAGGGTATCGAGGGACGAGTTTCGTGTAAGGGTCCCTTAGCGGATGTTGTTCACCAGCTTGTCGGTGGATTGCGTGCGGGTATGGGTTATTGTGGGGCGTGCACTTTGCGTGAGTTGCAGGAGAAAACGGAATTCATTCGTATTTCCCCTTCTTCCCTGCGCGAAAGTCATCCCCATGATGTGCAAATTACCAAGGAAACCCCGAACTACAAGATTTAG
- a CDS encoding AIM24 family protein, which translates to MVKNTDDIDYRIFGNETQFVEIKLDPQKGVIAEAGAMITMEEAIQMETVLGGKRNVGFMSKLIGAGKLWMVGEKMFLTVFTNMGPGKQRVCFAGPYPGSILALDLRKFGNQIIAEKHAFLCAARGISIEIAFQIEDPCRFLGW; encoded by the coding sequence ATGGTAAAGAATACTGACGATATCGATTATCGGATTTTTGGGAATGAAACGCAGTTTGTGGAGATAAAGCTTGATCCGCAGAAGGGTGTCATTGCGGAGGCAGGCGCTATGATCACTATGGAAGAGGCCATCCAGATGGAAACCGTTTTGGGTGGTAAAAGAAATGTGGGTTTTATGAGTAAGTTGATAGGGGCGGGAAAGCTTTGGATGGTAGGGGAAAAGATGTTCCTGACGGTGTTTACCAATATGGGTCCTGGCAAACAGCGCGTTTGCTTTGCAGGCCCCTATCCCGGTTCCATTTTGGCTTTGGATCTTCGCAAATTCGGAAATCAGATCATTGCTGAAAAACATGCCTTTTTGTGTGCTGCGCGTGGTATTTCCATTGAGATTGCTTTTCAAATAGAGGATCCGTGCAGGTTTTTAGGGTGGTAA
- a CDS encoding AIM24 family protein, whose protein sequence is MQKLAGDGLIFLHAGGCLRKLELAPNEVLRMDRGCLAAMTSPVDYNVQYVGTIKSALLGGEGIFFVTLCGPGYVWVQSLPFAHWRRMTYGYGNARQRYLLR, encoded by the coding sequence ATGCAAAAATTAGCTGGGGATGGGTTGATATTCCTTCATGCAGGTGGATGTCTTCGGAAGCTTGAACTTGCCCCCAACGAGGTTCTACGTATGGATAGGGGATGCCTGGCAGCAATGACCTCCCCCGTTGATTATAATGTTCAGTACGTGGGTACTATCAAGAGTGCTCTATTGGGTGGCGAGGGTATTTTTTTTGTCACCCTCTGTGGCCCGGGTTACGTATGGGTACAATCCTTGCCTTTTGCCCACTGGAGAAGAATGACGTATGGATATGGGAATGCCCGGCAGCGATACCTCCTCCGTTGA
- a CDS encoding AIM24 family protein, with the protein MDMGMPGSDTSSVDYDVWYVGIIKSALLGGEGIFLAILRGPGCVRVQSLPFARWRYVVR; encoded by the coding sequence ATGGATATGGGAATGCCCGGCAGCGATACCTCCTCCGTTGATTATGATGTTTGGTACGTAGGTATTATCAAGAGTGCTCTATTGGGTGGTGAAGGTATTTTCCTTGCTATCCTTCGTGGTCCGGGTTGTGTGCGGGTACAATCTTTGCCTTTCGCCCGCTGGCGGTACGTCGTGCGATGA
- a CDS encoding TIGR00266 family protein — protein sequence MVKSADEIDYRIFGHETQFVEIELDPQEGVIAEAGAMMAMEEAIQMETVLGGKKNAGLMNKLIGAGKLWMVGEKVFLTVFTNTGFGKQRVYFAAPYPGSILALDLRKFGNQIIAEKHAFLCAAHGVSIEVAFRKKIRVGFFGGEGFVMQKLAGDGLVFIHAGGCLWERELAPNEVLRVDTGCLAAMTSSVDYAVQYVGTIKSAVFGGEGIFFVTLRGPGHVWLQSLPFVRLASRVMKAAAEDVGEDKGGVLGKALRAFDD from the coding sequence ATGGTAAAGAGCGCTGATGAGATCGATTACCGGATTTTTGGGCATGAAACACAGTTTGTGGAGATAGAACTTGATCCGCAGGAGGGTGTCATTGCGGAGGCAGGTGCTATGATGGCTATGGAGGAGGCCATCCAGATGGAAACTGTTCTGGGTGGTAAAAAAAATGCGGGTCTTATGAATAAGTTGATAGGAGCGGGAAAGCTCTGGATGGTAGGGGAAAAGGTGTTCCTAACGGTGTTTACCAATACAGGTTTCGGTAAACAGCGTGTTTACTTTGCGGCCCCCTATCCCGGTTCCATTTTGGCTTTGGATCTTCGCAAATTCGGAAATCAGATCATTGCTGAAAAACATGCCTTTTTGTGTGCTGCACATGGTGTTTCCATTGAGGTTGCTTTTCGAAAGAAGATCCGTGTAGGTTTTTTTGGCGGTGAAGGTTTTGTAATGCAAAAATTAGCTGGGGATGGGTTGGTATTCATTCATGCGGGCGGATGCCTCTGGGAGCGTGAACTTGCGCCCAATGAGGTTCTACGTGTTGATACGGGATGCCTGGCAGCGATGACCTCCTCCGTTGATTATGCTGTTCAGTACGTGGGTACTATCAAGAGTGCTGTATTTGGTGGTGAGGGTATTTTTTTCGTCACCCTCCGTGGCCCAGGTCACGTATGGTTACAATCTTTACCTTTTGTCCGATTGGCAAGTCGTGTGATGAAGGCGGCAGCTGAGGATGTGGGTGAGGATAAGGGGGGGGTATTAGGAAAAGCATTGCGTGCATTTGACGATTGA
- the sigK gene encoding RNA polymerase sporulation sigma factor SigK, translated as MLSFLLSSLGALLPKWIIVAYVKHSAFPQPLSEEEEDLYLTKLETTQDPHARSMLIEHNLRLVAHIVKKFENTGENTEDLISIGTIGLIKAIESYQRDKGTKLATYAARCIENEILMHLRSLKKARKDVSLHDPIGVDKEGNEITLIDVLGTEKDAVLEFVQTKIEKIKIYQYFHVLTPREQEIIRRRFGLDRKEEQTQREIAKTLGISRSYVSRIEKRALIKLFQEFYKTQHPGHFPNVREKKSRPRR; from the coding sequence TTGCTCAGCTTTTTGCTATCATCATTAGGTGCCCTGTTACCTAAATGGATCATCGTTGCCTACGTCAAACACAGTGCTTTCCCACAGCCGCTGAGCGAGGAAGAGGAGGATTTATATCTTACCAAGCTAGAGACCACACAGGATCCTCATGCCCGGAGTATGCTCATCGAGCACAACCTGCGACTGGTGGCCCATATTGTAAAAAAATTCGAGAATACAGGGGAAAACACGGAGGACCTTATCTCTATAGGAACGATCGGATTGATCAAAGCCATCGAATCCTATCAGAGGGACAAAGGTACGAAATTGGCTACCTACGCAGCACGTTGTATTGAAAACGAGATCCTCATGCACTTACGATCATTGAAGAAAGCTCGAAAAGATGTCTCCCTACATGATCCCATTGGCGTGGATAAGGAAGGAAACGAAATCACCCTAATCGACGTATTGGGAACGGAAAAAGATGCTGTTCTGGAATTTGTGCAAACCAAGATAGAAAAAATAAAGATTTATCAATACTTTCATGTTCTAACACCTCGGGAACAGGAAATCATTCGCCGTCGTTTTGGCTTGGATAGAAAAGAGGAGCAAACGCAACGGGAAATCGCCAAAACACTAGGCATATCCCGCTCTTATGTCTCTAGAATAGAAAAAAGGGCACTAATAAAATTATTCCAGGAATTTTATAAGACACAGCATCCTGGCCATTTCCCAAACGTAAGGGAAAAAAAATCACGACCCCGGAGGTAG
- the trxB gene encoding thioredoxin-disulfide reductase has translation MPRILILGTGPAGYTAALYLARARLSPVVVEGKEPGGQLTTTTDVENFPGFPDGIQGPELMERMRRQAEYFGAEIRTGSATAVDVSQNPFQVTLGGKEKLSVDALIISTGASAKLLGIPGEKEYMGRGVSTCATCDGFFFRNRNVIVIGGGDSAMEEAVYLTKFATRVTVVHRRNELRASMIMQERAREHSKIDWALSCTPLRILAQKGRVVGLRVHNANEGREETLSTDGVFIAIGHCPNTRFLRGQVKQTEQGYIVVRPGTTRTSVPFVFACGDVQDSTYRQAITAAGSGCMAAIDCERFLAGNTAQDW, from the coding sequence GTGCCTCGAATTCTGATTTTGGGAACGGGTCCCGCTGGCTATACAGCAGCTCTTTATTTAGCACGAGCACGGTTATCACCTGTTGTAGTAGAGGGGAAAGAACCGGGGGGACAACTTACCACCACCACGGATGTGGAGAATTTTCCGGGTTTTCCCGATGGCATTCAGGGTCCTGAGCTTATGGAACGTATGCGGAGGCAGGCGGAATATTTTGGTGCTGAGATTCGGACGGGGAGTGCAACTGCTGTAGATGTTTCCCAAAATCCTTTCCAGGTAACACTAGGTGGAAAGGAAAAATTGTCGGTGGATGCATTGATTATTTCCACGGGGGCATCGGCAAAACTGCTAGGTATTCCCGGGGAAAAGGAATACATGGGTCGTGGTGTGAGTACCTGTGCTACCTGTGATGGTTTCTTTTTCCGCAATAGAAATGTCATAGTGATCGGTGGTGGGGACTCTGCCATGGAGGAAGCGGTTTATTTGACGAAATTTGCTACCCGGGTGACCGTTGTTCATAGACGTAACGAGCTGCGTGCCTCCATGATTATGCAGGAGCGTGCCCGGGAACATTCTAAGATTGATTGGGCTCTTTCCTGTACACCATTACGTATTCTTGCCCAAAAGGGAAGGGTCGTGGGTTTGCGTGTTCATAATGCCAATGAGGGGAGGGAGGAGACATTATCCACTGATGGAGTCTTCATAGCCATCGGTCATTGTCCCAATACCCGTTTTTTACGGGGCCAGGTGAAACAAACTGAGCAGGGCTATATTGTGGTTCGGCCGGGTACAACACGGACGAGTGTCCCCTTCGTATTCGCCTGTGGAGATGTTCAGGATTCTACCTATCGCCAAGCTATAACAGCAGCGGGCTCGGGTTGTATGGCGGCCATTGATTGTGAGAGGTTTTTAGCGGGAAATACGGCCCAGGATTGGTAA